One window from the genome of Brachyspira hampsonii encodes:
- the fabG gene encoding 3-oxoacyl-ACP reductase FabG, whose product MKNKSILITGASGSIGFAISKKVIENGYDAVMCYNKNDSFIEKIKCFAKDYDVNIRFLKMNITDREEVKNTLIKDIEENGTYYGIVLSSGITMDNAFPAMTEDEWDNVIDVNLKSFYNVVNPIIMHIIRARKGGRIIAISSISGIIGNRGQVNYAASKAGLIGAVKSLAIELGKRNITVNCIAPGIIESEMINDEIIEHAKNMIALKRIGKPEDIANAVNFLLSDDSNYITKQVISVDGGMY is encoded by the coding sequence ATGAAAAATAAATCTATTTTAATAACAGGTGCTTCAGGAAGTATAGGATTTGCTATATCAAAAAAAGTTATAGAAAACGGATACGATGCTGTAATGTGCTACAATAAAAATGATTCTTTTATAGAAAAAATAAAATGTTTTGCAAAAGATTATGATGTTAATATAAGATTTTTGAAAATGAATATTACAGACAGAGAAGAAGTTAAAAATACTCTTATTAAAGATATAGAAGAAAACGGCACTTATTACGGCATAGTGCTTTCATCTGGAATAACTATGGACAATGCTTTTCCTGCTATGACTGAAGATGAATGGGACAATGTTATAGATGTTAATCTTAAAAGTTTTTATAATGTAGTTAATCCTATTATTATGCATATAATAAGAGCAAGAAAGGGAGGAAGAATTATAGCAATAAGTTCAATATCCGGCATTATTGGTAATAGGGGGCAGGTTAATTATGCTGCTTCTAAGGCGGGGCTAATAGGTGCTGTTAAATCTTTAGCTATAGAATTGGGTAAAAGAAATATTACTGTAAATTGTATTGCTCCAGGTATTATTGAAAGCGAGATGATAAATGATGAAATAATAGAGCATGCTAAAAATATGATAGCTTTAAAAAGAATAGGGAAACCTGAAGATATTGCTAATGCTGTAAATTTCTTATTGTCTGATGATTCTAATTATATTACTAAACAAGTTATAAGTGTTGATGGGGGAATGTATTAA
- a CDS encoding ankyrin repeat domain-containing protein, protein MKNLVNIIFIFALLVNVSYALTDNESKFLKSCEEGKYDAVVSFINKKVNIDTVSEDGVTGLMLASHHGHTAIVRLLINSKADPNIADKVGYTALLMAAAGGYHDIIKILLKAKADVNAANSYGETALHIASYKLYADIVQTLIDYKVNINAVNNDGDNALIMVFMSADKSENMLPVAKLLCDNGIDVNAKDKNGRTALTYVKNNYKKPDTLISFLTEYGASE, encoded by the coding sequence ATGAAAAATTTAGTAAATATTATTTTCATTTTTGCACTATTGGTTAATGTATCTTATGCCTTGACTGATAATGAAAGCAAATTTTTAAAATCCTGTGAAGAGGGTAAATATGATGCGGTTGTATCTTTTATCAATAAAAAGGTTAATATTGATACTGTATCAGAGGACGGAGTTACAGGATTGATGCTTGCATCACATCATGGACATACTGCCATTGTAAGGCTTTTGATTAATTCTAAAGCGGATCCTAATATTGCTGATAAAGTAGGATATACTGCTTTATTAATGGCTGCTGCAGGCGGATATCATGATATTATAAAGATTTTATTAAAGGCAAAAGCCGATGTCAATGCTGCCAACAGTTATGGTGAAACTGCTTTGCATATAGCTTCATATAAGTTGTATGCTGATATAGTTCAGACTTTGATTGATTATAAAGTTAATATAAATGCTGTTAATAATGACGGAGATAATGCTTTAATAATGGTTTTTATGTCGGCTGATAAAAGTGAGAATATGCTCCCTGTTGCTAAGCTTCTTTGCGATAATGGAATAGATGTTAATGCCAAAGATAAAAATGGAAGAACTGCTCTTACTTATGTTAAGAATAATTATAAAAAGCCTGATACTTTGATATCATTTTTAACAGAATATGGTGCTTCTGAATAA
- a CDS encoding D-sedoheptulose-7-phosphate isomerase, translating into MIEELIKRIPKLENIKSNIESAIDETIKCYERGNKVLIAGNGGSACDSEHIAGELLKSFLKKRPINEKIRNGLLQFDDGEYIADNLESPLRAVALTSHLGLSSAYLNDKEPYLVFAQQLLGFGDKGDIFFAISTSGNAKNIIYAAKLAKAMGIKVVSFTNENGGKLAEMADIAIKAPAKETHISQEFHEAIYHEICIRVEEHFFKEDR; encoded by the coding sequence ATGATAGAAGAATTAATAAAAAGAATTCCAAAATTGGAAAATATAAAATCGAATATTGAATCTGCTATAGATGAAACCATAAAATGCTATGAAAGAGGAAATAAAGTTTTAATAGCGGGAAACGGAGGAAGTGCCTGTGATAGTGAGCATATAGCAGGTGAGTTATTAAAGAGTTTTTTAAAGAAGCGTCCTATTAATGAAAAGATAAGAAATGGGCTTTTACAGTTTGATGATGGCGAGTATATTGCTGATAATTTAGAATCTCCTTTGAGAGCTGTTGCTTTAACTTCGCATTTAGGACTTTCAAGTGCTTACCTTAATGATAAAGAGCCTTATTTGGTATTTGCTCAGCAATTATTAGGATTCGGAGATAAAGGAGATATATTCTTTGCTATAAGCACATCTGGAAATGCCAAAAATATTATTTATGCTGCTAAACTTGCTAAGGCTATGGGAATAAAAGTTGTATCTTTTACCAATGAAAACGGGGGAAAACTTGCGGAGATGGCTGATATTGCTATTAAAGCTCCGGCAAAAGAAACTCATATATCTCAGGAATTTCATGAAGCAATATATCATGAAATTTGTATAAGAGTGGAAGAACATTTCTTTAAAGAAGACAGATAA
- a CDS encoding ABC transporter substrate-binding protein, producing the protein MKKNKTIIFTLIIIFVLASSFTISKKYLYPKTETDEVITIGISQMIEHDALDLIYKGITYELNKYYKDSNKKINIDYKNAQGEQANCNTIAQKFVNDKKDIIIAIGTPSAQSAVNLTKDIPIIVSGIGDPIGAKLVTNLNKPNVNVTGVINLPPIEKQIELMHTLLPNAKKIGLLYCSSEINSAYQIKLAKEKLDSLGIEYVDLTVANANEIQQIMLSAVNKVDAIFSPTDNIIANSMANVAMIEESTKIPVVCADASMTKIGGTVTYSVDYYDMGILTAKKTIEVLEGINDIKNIPLEPSQNHDFVVNTNMIDKLGLTIPNNIYNN; encoded by the coding sequence ATGAAAAAAAATAAAACTATAATTTTTACATTGATAATAATATTTGTATTGGCATCATCATTTACTATAAGTAAAAAGTATTTATATCCAAAAACCGAAACTGATGAAGTTATAACAATAGGAATAAGTCAGATGATAGAGCATGATGCATTAGATTTAATATATAAAGGTATAACATATGAATTAAATAAATATTACAAAGACAGCAATAAAAAGATAAATATAGATTATAAAAATGCTCAGGGAGAACAGGCGAACTGCAATACAATAGCACAAAAGTTCGTTAATGATAAAAAAGACATAATAATAGCAATAGGCACACCTTCAGCACAATCGGCTGTTAATTTAACGAAGGATATACCAATAATAGTTTCAGGCATAGGAGATCCTATAGGGGCAAAGCTAGTAACGAATTTAAATAAACCGAATGTAAATGTAACAGGTGTTATAAATCTCCCTCCTATAGAAAAACAGATAGAACTAATGCATACACTATTACCAAATGCTAAAAAAATAGGACTTTTATACTGCTCAAGTGAAATTAATTCTGCATATCAAATAAAATTAGCGAAAGAAAAATTAGATTCTCTTGGAATTGAGTATGTTGATTTAACTGTTGCAAATGCCAATGAAATACAGCAAATTATGTTAAGTGCCGTAAATAAAGTAGATGCTATATTCTCTCCTACAGACAATATAATAGCAAACAGCATGGCTAATGTTGCTATGATAGAAGAAAGCACAAAAATTCCGGTTGTATGTGCCGATGCCAGCATGACAAAAATAGGAGGCACTGTTACATATTCCGTTGATTATTATGACATGGGAATACTTACAGCTAAAAAAACAATAGAAGTATTAGAAGGTATAAATGATATAAAAAACATACCGTTAGAGCCCTCTCAAAATCATGACTTTGTTGTTAATACTAATATGATTGATAAATTAGGACTTACTATACCAAACAATATTTATAATAATTAA
- a CDS encoding glycosyltransferase family 9 protein, whose translation MKILLIKQTSLGDVLHITPVIRALKKWKPDCTIDIVTDKRALGILENNPYINKLYVLDIYRYETEIFKSPLLFFSTIREFFSHIKDVRKEHYDIAMDLQGLERSIIFLYLCHSKKKYAKGKWLGVKSNYYKDINAIVGLLSFLKFIDCPDDGTDLDYFLPKNIDIDFAERIEKIKYSINSNFNINSEYIVLSPFSRWDTKDLSVNKSREIIKEIQKLKDIQIIVSATSDYNEKCSDIVKGFDNVVNTSGLFNLSELAYLIRNSKGMITVDSFPMHTGCAFQKPLIAIFGPTSEVRVGPIAKNSETIRVEGLECARCYKRKNCPNNHICMENIDAAFLAKRFIEKIKY comes from the coding sequence ATGAAGATACTTTTAATAAAACAAACATCGTTGGGAGATGTTTTGCATATTACTCCGGTTATAAGGGCATTAAAAAAATGGAAGCCGGATTGCACTATAGATATTGTTACAGATAAGAGAGCTTTAGGAATATTAGAAAATAATCCTTATATAAATAAATTGTATGTTTTGGATATATACAGATATGAAACTGAGATATTTAAATCTCCTTTATTATTTTTTTCTACTATAAGAGAGTTTTTTTCACATATAAAAGATGTAAGGAAAGAGCATTATGATATAGCTATGGATTTGCAGGGACTTGAAAGGAGCATTATATTTTTGTATTTATGTCATTCAAAAAAGAAATATGCCAAAGGTAAATGGTTAGGAGTAAAAAGCAATTACTATAAAGATATAAATGCTATAGTAGGGTTATTATCTTTTTTGAAGTTTATAGACTGTCCAGATGATGGTACAGATTTAGACTATTTTTTACCTAAGAACATAGATATAGATTTTGCTGAAAGGATAGAAAAGATAAAGTATTCTATAAACAGTAATTTTAATATAAATAGTGAATATATAGTTCTTTCTCCATTTTCAAGATGGGATACTAAAGACTTGTCTGTTAATAAATCAAGGGAAATAATAAAAGAAATACAAAAATTAAAAGATATACAAATAATAGTTTCAGCCACATCCGATTATAATGAAAAATGTTCTGATATAGTTAAGGGTTTTGATAATGTAGTTAATACTTCAGGGCTTTTTAATTTGTCTGAATTGGCTTATTTGATAAGAAATTCTAAAGGAATGATTACAGTTGATTCTTTTCCCATGCATACAGGATGTGCATTTCAAAAACCTCTTATAGCAATATTTGGTCCTACAAGCGAAGTGAGGGTAGGTCCAATAGCAAAAAATTCTGAAACTATAAGAGTAGAAGGATTAGAATGTGCAAGATGCTACAAAAGAAAGAACTGTCCCAATAATCATATATGTATGGAAAATATAGATGCTGCATTTTTAGCAAAAAGATTTATAGAAAAGATTAAGTATTGA
- a CDS encoding MBL fold metallo-hydrolase: MKITFLGTGTSDGVPMIGCKCKVCKSKDKRDKRTRSSILIRHNDKNYIVDTSADFRAQMLREKVDRLEAVFYTHSHADHTSGIVDLRSLNFIMHSAIDCYGNKETMDNLREKYDFFFNPVQVGGGLPQVVFHHIENEMIFDDIKVIPIAVKHGVLNILGYRFNNFTYITDASHISDESLKLIEGTEVLVLNGLRYRQHHTHLSLQESVNIADKLGVKKAYFTHMTHDVLHRHLEKELPKNMYPAYDGLSIEI; the protein is encoded by the coding sequence ATGAAAATAACTTTTTTGGGTACAGGTACTTCTGACGGCGTTCCTATGATTGGATGCAAATGTAAAGTATGCAAAAGCAAAGATAAAAGAGATAAGAGAACAAGATCATCAATACTGATAAGACATAATGATAAAAATTATATAGTAGATACTTCAGCTGATTTTAGAGCTCAGATGTTAAGAGAAAAAGTTGATAGACTTGAAGCTGTATTTTATACACATTCGCATGCAGATCATACTTCCGGTATAGTTGATTTGAGATCATTAAATTTTATAATGCATTCAGCAATAGATTGTTATGGTAATAAAGAGACTATGGATAATTTGAGAGAGAAGTATGATTTCTTTTTTAATCCCGTTCAAGTAGGAGGCGGACTTCCTCAGGTAGTTTTTCATCATATAGAAAATGAAATGATTTTTGATGATATTAAAGTTATTCCTATTGCTGTAAAGCATGGGGTTCTCAATATACTTGGTTATAGATTTAATAATTTTACATATATAACAGATGCAAGCCATATAAGCGATGAGAGTTTGAAATTGATTGAAGGAACTGAAGTTTTAGTTTTAAATGGATTAAGATACAGGCAGCATCATACTCATTTATCTTTGCAGGAATCTGTAAATATAGCTGATAAATTAGGGGTGAAAAAAGCTTATTTTACTCATATGACGCATGATGTTTTGCATAGACATTTGGAAAAAGAGCTGCCTAAAAATATGTATCCTGCTTATGATGGGCTTAGTATAGAAATTTAA
- the mgtE gene encoding magnesium transporter, whose protein sequence is MLKELLQPEIEDLIEEKEWEALRDILTLWQEVETANLITSLKNDDKYKVFSILPKDYYYKVFPELAPIDQQRIIEDMQESDIKDLLENINPDDRTYFLASIPETMSENILKLLGSEEREIASWLLAYPEGSIGRLMTPEYISIKPDWTVNEAFEYVRSNIEESETYTTLYVIDAKRTLIGSIALRKLFFTDKDILISEITDNCPYISAYEDQENAIDIIKKYNLHSLAVVDDRHSMIGIVTVDDIMDIAEEEYTDDFHKMAGITSSEDQFDDNLKITPISTLYKQRILWLLILVFINIFSGGVIGIFQNTLQKHIVLVVFLPLLIGSGGNAGSQSATLVIRSLAIGDVVLKDWFYMLSKEVLVASMLGLSMAAGAYILGLIRSGLEIAAIVSISMFSIVFIGSVIGLCLPFILTKFNIDPAISGAPMLTSICDIVGTALYCSIATIAFIIFF, encoded by the coding sequence ATGCTTAAAGAACTTTTACAGCCGGAAATTGAGGACCTAATAGAAGAAAAAGAATGGGAAGCATTAAGAGATATACTTACTTTATGGCAGGAAGTAGAAACTGCCAATCTAATTACTTCTCTAAAAAATGATGATAAATATAAAGTTTTTAGTATATTGCCCAAAGATTATTATTATAAAGTATTTCCTGAACTTGCCCCTATAGATCAGCAGAGAATCATAGAGGATATGCAGGAATCAGATATTAAAGACTTGCTTGAAAATATTAATCCTGATGACAGAACATATTTTTTGGCATCTATTCCTGAAACTATGTCTGAAAATATACTAAAACTTTTAGGAAGTGAAGAGCGGGAAATAGCTTCATGGCTTTTAGCATATCCTGAAGGAAGCATAGGGCGTTTGATGACCCCTGAATATATAAGTATTAAACCAGATTGGACAGTAAATGAAGCATTTGAATATGTGAGAAGTAATATAGAGGAATCAGAAACATATACTACTTTGTATGTCATAGATGCAAAAAGAACATTGATTGGCTCTATTGCTTTGAGAAAATTATTTTTTACAGATAAAGACATATTAATATCAGAAATAACTGATAACTGTCCTTATATATCAGCCTATGAAGATCAGGAGAATGCTATTGATATAATAAAAAAATATAATCTTCATTCTCTTGCCGTTGTTGATGACAGACATTCTATGATCGGAATAGTTACTGTAGATGATATAATGGATATAGCAGAAGAAGAATATACAGATGATTTTCATAAAATGGCAGGAATAACTTCAAGTGAGGATCAGTTTGATGATAATTTGAAAATTACACCTATATCAACTCTTTATAAGCAGAGGATATTATGGCTTTTAATATTAGTATTTATTAATATATTTTCAGGCGGTGTTATAGGTATATTTCAAAATACTCTTCAAAAGCATATAGTTTTAGTTGTTTTTCTGCCTTTGCTTATAGGAAGCGGAGGTAATGCAGGAAGTCAGTCTGCTACACTTGTTATAAGATCTTTAGCTATTGGAGATGTGGTGTTAAAAGATTGGTTTTATATGCTTTCAAAAGAAGTATTAGTTGCTTCTATGTTAGGTTTAAGTATGGCAGCTGGGGCATATATATTAGGTTTAATAAGGAGCGGATTAGAAATAGCGGCTATTGTCTCTATATCAATGTTTAGTATAGTGTTTATTGGAAGCGTTATAGGTCTTTGTCTGCCTTTTATACTTACCAAATTCAATATAGATCCTGCTATAAGCGGAGCACCTATGCTTACTTCTATATGCGATATAGTTGGTACAGCTTTATATTGTTCTATAGCTACAATAGCTTTTATAATATTTTTTTGA
- a CDS encoding ankyrin repeat domain-containing protein has translation MREIEIELHEASAKNNILAVEILLKNKDIDVNLSNILGLTPLMHACKGGYKEIVELLLKAGADPNKADQLCITPLMTACANGHRDIAEILIKNNASVNLSNCNNETPLHYSCSENYFDIIKLLVENGADVNAKTDINITPLMYSCQKSNFEAVKFLIDNKANLDDVDIYEETVLSYAISSGNIDIVEYIINRGDIEIPKYSLTVAAISGNLSLVHYIHSKLGLNKHNVFSSAFISAAYNGHLDVVRYFFDNSRKKAPKALAIAASAGHKDIVKYFLMNKVQPDGVNDNGKSALILSIEIENKEIIDLLIKHNVNVNQTDDDYVTPLMYACYIGNIEIVKTLLDNNADIYAFDSIERNAIVHAIIAGNIDIVELLLMYGMDLKGDEKSITYLMWAVIYDNLKSVKYLIEKGADIYQTDINGWNCFMFACAKGYDDIVKYILELYPDIINNKNKFGETALMIASDNGKTKIVEHLLKNNASIKEQNMNGDTALYIASSKGYFEICEQLIKYYEINDVNNNMFEKEYDIAKEKGYISIINLFNNKLKS, from the coding sequence ATGAGAGAAATTGAGATAGAATTACATGAGGCTTCTGCCAAAAATAATATATTAGCTGTTGAAATATTATTAAAAAATAAAGATATAGATGTTAATTTAAGCAACATATTGGGCTTAACTCCATTAATGCATGCATGTAAAGGCGGCTATAAAGAAATAGTTGAATTACTATTAAAGGCAGGGGCAGATCCTAATAAAGCAGATCAATTATGTATAACTCCTTTAATGACTGCTTGTGCTAATGGACATAGAGATATAGCAGAAATATTAATAAAAAATAATGCTTCTGTAAATTTGAGTAATTGTAATAATGAAACTCCTTTGCATTATTCATGTTCGGAGAATTATTTTGATATTATAAAATTACTTGTAGAAAATGGGGCTGATGTTAATGCGAAAACAGATATTAATATTACTCCTTTGATGTATTCATGTCAGAAATCAAATTTTGAAGCTGTTAAATTTTTAATAGATAATAAGGCTAATTTAGATGATGTTGATATATATGAGGAAACAGTATTATCCTATGCAATATCAAGCGGCAATATAGATATAGTAGAGTATATAATCAATAGAGGCGATATAGAAATACCTAAATATTCTCTGACAGTTGCGGCTATTAGCGGGAATTTATCATTAGTTCATTATATACATTCAAAATTAGGCTTAAATAAACATAATGTATTTTCAAGTGCTTTTATATCTGCTGCTTATAATGGGCATTTAGATGTTGTAAGATATTTTTTTGATAATTCAAGAAAGAAAGCTCCTAAAGCATTAGCTATAGCGGCATCTGCGGGTCATAAAGATATAGTTAAGTATTTTCTTATGAATAAAGTACAGCCTGACGGAGTCAATGATAATGGAAAATCTGCTTTAATATTGTCTATAGAAATAGAAAATAAAGAAATTATAGATTTATTAATAAAGCATAATGTTAATGTTAATCAGACTGATGATGATTATGTTACTCCTCTTATGTATGCATGCTATATTGGAAATATTGAGATAGTAAAAACTTTGCTTGATAATAATGCGGACATTTATGCTTTTGACAGTATAGAAAGAAATGCCATTGTTCATGCTATAATAGCAGGAAATATAGATATTGTTGAACTTCTGTTAATGTATGGAATGGATTTAAAAGGAGATGAAAAATCTATTACCTATTTGATGTGGGCTGTTATATATGATAATTTAAAGTCTGTGAAATATTTAATAGAAAAAGGTGCTGATATTTATCAGACGGATATTAATGGCTGGAATTGCTTTATGTTTGCATGTGCCAAGGGATATGATGATATAGTTAAATATATTTTAGAGCTTTATCCTGATATTATTAATAATAAAAATAAATTTGGTGAAACAGCTTTAATGATAGCGTCGGATAATGGAAAAACAAAGATAGTGGAGCATTTGCTCAAAAATAATGCTTCTATAAAAGAGCAGAATATGAATGGAGATACTGCTTTGTATATAGCTTCTTCAAAAGGTTATTTTGAAATATGCGAACAATTAATTAAATATTATGAAATAAATGATGTTAACAATAATATGTTTGAAAAAGAATATGATATTGCTAAAGAAAAGGGCTATATTAGTATTATAAATTTATTTAATAATAAACTTAAATCATAA
- a CDS encoding DMT family transporter, whose amino-acid sequence MANKERLGTIGIFLTALIWGYSFVAVKVVVREIEPFYLVGIRNLAGGIFLSLVFFKKMKNVSKKDIILSIPVGIALFLGFFLQTMSSKFITASKVAFFTGSYVIFIPFFSWIVYKKSPHISAFIAAVITVAGLYLLSSFEGFSSIESGDLFALLCAVVFAVHLMLIDKMLEYVDGIIMAALQLIIAGIVSLSVGALTSTPFNIDNISSESIYSLIYLAIGATGIAYLLQTVSQKYVNPSKAGIILSLESFLGALGGVIFMKDPVTINFIVGGSCMIAAVFICEIGSSVKKEA is encoded by the coding sequence ATGGCTAATAAAGAGAGATTGGGTACTATAGGTATATTTTTAACAGCATTAATTTGGGGATACAGTTTTGTTGCTGTTAAGGTGGTAGTTAGAGAAATAGAACCTTTTTATCTTGTAGGTATTAGAAATTTAGCAGGAGGGATTTTTTTATCTCTTGTATTTTTCAAAAAAATGAAAAATGTTTCTAAAAAGGATATAATATTATCAATACCTGTAGGAATAGCATTATTTTTAGGCTTTTTTTTGCAGACTATGAGTTCCAAATTTATAACAGCCTCAAAGGTAGCATTTTTCACAGGTTCTTATGTTATATTTATACCATTTTTTTCTTGGATAGTGTATAAGAAAAGTCCTCATATTTCAGCCTTTATAGCGGCAGTGATTACAGTTGCAGGTTTATATTTGTTAAGTTCTTTTGAAGGCTTTTCTAGTATAGAGTCTGGGGATTTATTTGCTTTACTCTGTGCCGTTGTATTTGCAGTTCATTTAATGCTCATAGATAAAATGCTTGAGTATGTAGATGGTATTATAATGGCAGCATTGCAGCTTATTATAGCCGGAATAGTATCTCTTTCTGTAGGAGCATTAACTTCAACTCCATTCAATATTGATAATATTTCTAGTGAATCTATTTACTCTCTTATTTATTTGGCTATAGGAGCTACAGGAATTGCTTATTTACTTCAAACTGTATCGCAAAAGTATGTAAATCCTAGTAAGGCAGGAATTATACTTAGTTTGGAATCATTTTTGGGGGCTTTGGGAGGAGTTATTTTTATGAAAGACCCTGTTACTATAAATTTTATTGTAGGAGGCAGTTGTATGATAGCGGCAGTCTTTATATGTGAGATAGGAAGCAGCGTAAAAAAAGAAGCTTGA
- the pta gene encoding phosphate acetyltransferase — translation MASFMDNLKEKAKSNPKTIILAEGYDERHVKAAVILEKEQLVKGLILVGDTAKIQSLAKENSLKLDDGFVRIFDPAKEAKTEQYIEMLFKAREKKGMTKDHAKDLITNHSIYAAAAMIADDDADGMVGGAVYSTGEMLRAALFLIGLKKGIRTLSSTFFLESPDKSLFTNGISCFADCAVIPEPTPEQLADIAKATAESYRIMTGNEPKVALLSFSTKGSAEHESITRVREAKKILDSQDVDFVYDGEMQLDAAMIERVAAQKAPGSPIKGDANVFIFPELNSGNIGHKIAQRVGKCTAIGPMLQGIAKPANDLSRGCSAQDIADLAVITSLQAK, via the coding sequence ATGGCATCATTTATGGATAATTTAAAAGAAAAAGCAAAATCTAATCCAAAAACTATAATATTAGCAGAAGGATATGATGAAAGACATGTTAAGGCTGCTGTTATACTTGAAAAAGAGCAGTTAGTTAAAGGACTTATATTAGTAGGAGATACTGCTAAAATACAAAGTTTAGCTAAAGAAAATTCTTTGAAATTAGATGATGGTTTTGTCAGAATTTTCGATCCAGCAAAAGAAGCTAAAACAGAACAATATATTGAAATGCTTTTCAAAGCCAGAGAAAAGAAAGGTATGACTAAGGATCATGCTAAGGATTTAATTACAAACCATTCTATATATGCAGCAGCTGCTATGATTGCTGATGATGATGCTGACGGTATGGTAGGAGGAGCTGTTTATTCTACAGGTGAAATGCTTAGAGCTGCTTTATTTTTAATCGGACTTAAAAAAGGAATTAGAACTTTATCCTCTACATTCTTCCTTGAAAGCCCTGATAAATCTTTATTTACAAATGGTATATCTTGTTTTGCTGACTGTGCTGTTATACCTGAACCTACACCTGAACAGCTAGCTGATATTGCTAAAGCTACAGCTGAATCTTACAGAATTATGACAGGAAATGAACCTAAAGTTGCTTTACTTTCATTTTCTACTAAAGGTTCTGCAGAGCATGAATCTATTACTAGAGTTAGAGAAGCTAAAAAAATATTAGATTCGCAAGATGTTGATTTTGTTTATGACGGCGAAATGCAGTTAGATGCCGCTATGATTGAAAGAGTTGCTGCTCAAAAAGCTCCTGGCTCTCCTATTAAAGGTGATGCTAATGTATTTATATTCCCAGAATTAAATTCAGGAAATATTGGACACAAAATAGCTCAAAGAGTTGGAAAATGTACTGCTATAGGTCCTATGCTTCAAGGTATAGCTAAACCTGCTAATGACCTTTCAAGAGGATGTTCTGCTCAGGATATTGCTGATTTAGCGGTTATAACTTCTTTACAAGCTAAATAA